From Bradysia coprophila strain Holo2 unplaced genomic scaffold, BU_Bcop_v1 contig_324, whole genome shotgun sequence, the proteins below share one genomic window:
- the LOC119079537 gene encoding uncharacterized protein LOC119079537 isoform X2 has protein sequence MSLESQESKLNDEKAINTSQQNDLFLTKIASSPLMFDDEIISNGIQTLPDPAYTFNQVLSTMDSTLPSQWTPNVKIPSGTGYTNVPRSDQTDTILLSMSSIERVSTCGLCDCTNNLNESNDYHNRTVTDVTVIDGLNGHLEKRARFTETPEVAPDILLISDTGSIKTSVESSNVLRMLAESTKAINDHLMSLHADCGEHLTMAKNIIGPMDI, from the exons ATGAGTCTAGAAAGCCAGGAGTCTAAACTAAATGATGAGAAGGCAATAAACACATCTCAACAGAACGATTTATTTCTAACGAAAATTGCGTCTTCACCACTGATGTTTGATGATGAGATAATTTCCAATGGGATACAAACATTGCCCGATCCAGCATACACATTCAACCAAGTACTTTCAACCATGGATTCAACATTACCATCGCAATGGACACCCAATGTCAAGATCCCATCCGGCACTGGTTACACAAATGTTCCGAGATCCGATCAAACGGATACGATACTTCTATCAATGAGTTCCATTGAACGTGTGAGCACCTGTGGCCTGTGCGACTGCACGaataatttaaacgaaagCAATGATTATCACAACAGAACTGTGACCGATGTTACTGTCATTGATGGTTTAAAtggtcatttggaa AAACGGGCGAGATTCACTGAAACGCCAGAAGTGGCTCCTGATATCCTATTGATTTCGGATACGGGATCGATAAAGACGTCCGTGGAATCATCGAATGTTTTAAGAATGCTCGCCGAATCGACGAAAGCTATAAACGATCATTTGATGTCATTGCACGCGGATTG TGGCGAACATTTAACAATGGCAAAGAACATCATTGGGCCAATGGATATTTAA
- the LOC119079482 gene encoding uncharacterized protein LOC119079482, whose translation MAMETFATPFPHGFIYGEYGVGVVPKSVDELDMIRLSISIREKPNWSDKMNDPIIVAKWKAEIADSMSQSDKKFDYVLAELSHYLSIKDGSIEVAAVDGTWQSDTLIDNELRKTFIEEVSDLENVPDSEKDWHPGSNNQVLDLVHPSLFCFVAGRTRVTSKPMPSFCPEKLLKFADSDEYLPLDDGLKFALEPTASLPGYTKSAKFQWLPSEFHVDESGGVKIDSYINNLHPECYTKLYQCIEKIFEKFVPMFNKVLTDLRNPRKNRVEINYDDTFEYGEERENEEAERIRKPVKLPHFEPPPAPEKIVKLNGRDLQVIVKLANIHLTPDQPEYPGGSWHIEGMANERIVASGIYYYSSNNITESRLNFRHAVREPDYEQYDHEGVDLIYKLQNEEGLNQFLGSIITKEGRCIVFPNTLQHQVAPFKLEDSTRDGHRKILVFFLVDPSVKILSTSQVPPQQKSWFKQSVESPDVRFPVELVHKIVGFMEWPMELDEAKRHRDELMNERKVFVDKSNQEYFERPFYLCEH comes from the exons ATGGCAATGGAAACATTTGCTACTCCCTTCCCACACGGATTTATATACGGAGAATATGGTGTGGGTGTCGTGCCGAAATCAGTCGACGAATTAGACATGATTCGACTTAGTATTAGCATCCGAGAAAAGCCAAATTGGTCGGATAAGATGAATGATCCGATTATCGTCGCTAAATGGAAAGCTGAAATAGCCGACAGTATGAGCCAGAGCGACAAAAAATTCGATTATGTTTTGGCTGAGCTGA GCCATTATTTGTCCATAAAAGACGGTTCAATTGAAGTCGCTGCCGTGGATGGCACATGGCAATCGGATACGTTAATCGATAATGAATTACGCAAAACGTTTATCGAAGAAGTGAGCGATTTAGAAAATGTTCCGGATTCGGAGAAGGATTGGCATCCAGGCTCAAACAATCAAGTGTTAGATTTGGTTCATCCGTCgctgttttgttttgttgctgGAAGG ACAAGAGTTACATCAAAACCAATGCCATCTTTTTGTCCTGAG AAACTACTGAAATTCGCGGATAGCGACGAATATCTACCTTTAGATGACGGATTAAAATTTGCCCTCGAACCAACGGCATCACTACCCGGTTACACAAAATCAGCGAAATTCCAATGGTTACCATCCGAGTTTCATGTTGACGAGTCGGGAGGGGTGAAAATCGATTCCTACATCAACAATTTACACCCCGAATGCTATACGAAACTGTACCAATGCATCgagaaaatattcgaaaagttTGTGCCGATGTTCAACAAGGTGCTGACCGACTTAAGAAATCCTCGGAAAAATCGAGTCGAGATCAATTATGACGACACTTTTGAGTATGGAGaagagagagaaaatgaagaagCCGAACGTATCAGAAAACCGGTAAAACTTCCCCATTTTGAACCACCTCCGGCTCCcgagaaaattgttaaattaaatGGAAGAGATCTGCAAGTCATTGTTAAGCTTGCCAACATTCATCTTACTCCTGATCAGCCAGAATACCCAG GCGGTTCGTGGCACATCGAAGGTATGGCTAATGAAAGGATTGTCGCATCGGGAATCTATTACTATTCATCGAATAACATAACAGAATCTCGCTTGAATTTCCGACATGCCGTCCGAGAGCCCGATTATGAACAGTACGATCACGAAGGAGTTGATCTAATCTACAAATTGCAAAATGAAGAAGGCCTGAACCAGTTTCTCGGTTCGATTATTACAAAAGAGGGCCGGTGCATTGTTTTTCCAAACACTTTGCAACATCAGGTGGCTCCATTTAAG CTTGAAGACTCAACCCGTGACGGTCACCGAAAGATTCTGGTATTCTTCTTGGTTGATCCTTCGGTGAAAATACTGTCAACTTCACAAGTGCCTCCGCAACAAAAATCATGGTTCAAGCAAAGTGTTGAGAGCCCAGATGTTAGATTTCCTGTCGAGCTggttcacaaaattgttggtttCATGGAATGGCCAATGGAACTGGATGAAGCCAAGCGACACAGAGATGAATTGATGAACGAAAGGAAAGTTTTTGTCGACAAATCGAACCAGGAATATTTTGAGCGTCCGTTCTATTTATGTGAACATTAG
- the LOC119079537 gene encoding uncharacterized protein LOC119079537 isoform X1 — MSLESQESKLNDEKAINTSQQNDLFLTKIASSPLMFDDEIISNGIQTLPDPAYTFNQVLSTMDSTLPSQWTPNVKIPSGTGYTNVPRSDQTDTILLSMSSIERVSTCGLCDCTNNLNESNDYHNRTVTDVTVIDGLNGHLENNVAGSELEILRKRARFTETPEVAPDILLISDTGSIKTSVESSNVLRMLAESTKAINDHLMSLHADCGEHLTMAKNIIGPMDI; from the exons ATGAGTCTAGAAAGCCAGGAGTCTAAACTAAATGATGAGAAGGCAATAAACACATCTCAACAGAACGATTTATTTCTAACGAAAATTGCGTCTTCACCACTGATGTTTGATGATGAGATAATTTCCAATGGGATACAAACATTGCCCGATCCAGCATACACATTCAACCAAGTACTTTCAACCATGGATTCAACATTACCATCGCAATGGACACCCAATGTCAAGATCCCATCCGGCACTGGTTACACAAATGTTCCGAGATCCGATCAAACGGATACGATACTTCTATCAATGAGTTCCATTGAACGTGTGAGCACCTGTGGCCTGTGCGACTGCACGaataatttaaacgaaagCAATGATTATCACAACAGAACTGTGACCGATGTTACTGTCATTGATGGTTTAAAtggtcatttggaaaataatgtCGCTGGTTCAGAGCTTGAAATTTTGCGTAAACGGGCGAGATTCACTGAAACGCCAGAAGTGGCTCCTGATATCCTATTGATTTCGGATACGGGATCGATAAAGACGTCCGTGGAATCATCGAATGTTTTAAGAATGCTCGCCGAATCGACGAAAGCTATAAACGATCATTTGATGTCATTGCACGCGGATTG TGGCGAACATTTAACAATGGCAAAGAACATCATTGGGCCAATGGATATTTAA